A single Pantoea rwandensis DNA region contains:
- the pxpB gene encoding 5-oxoprolinase subunit PxpB, whose amino-acid sequence MSQPDIQPASASALACSSSITLSTIGARAWLVEAPGGFDLSAQRRIWSLARLLQADEAVEALIPGVTNLLVLFRHIPQDEAAIRASLHAAWDQAQAISPQGKLIEIPVYYGGEHATDLDAVCRHTGFSAREVVRRHHQSEYIVFALGSAPGFGYLHGLDPQLATPRKKVPSLSMLKGTVTIGGAQAGVSALTGPNGWNAIGFAELEVFDPLAESPALMAPGDRIRFLPQRIEL is encoded by the coding sequence ATGTCGCAACCGGATATCCAGCCCGCCAGCGCCTCTGCGCTGGCTTGTTCCTCTTCGATTACGCTCTCCACCATCGGTGCCCGCGCGTGGCTGGTGGAAGCACCGGGCGGATTCGATCTCTCCGCTCAACGCCGCATCTGGTCACTGGCACGTTTGCTGCAGGCGGATGAGGCGGTTGAAGCCTTGATCCCCGGCGTCACCAATCTGCTGGTGCTGTTCCGACACATCCCCCAGGACGAAGCGGCCATACGTGCCTCGCTGCATGCCGCCTGGGATCAAGCGCAGGCGATCAGTCCGCAGGGTAAACTGATTGAAATCCCGGTCTATTACGGCGGCGAGCACGCCACCGATTTGGATGCGGTTTGTCGTCACACCGGATTCAGCGCACGCGAAGTGGTGCGCCGTCACCATCAGAGCGAATATATCGTGTTTGCTCTCGGCAGCGCGCCGGGCTTTGGTTACTTGCATGGACTCGATCCGCAATTAGCCACGCCACGCAAGAAAGTCCCATCGCTCAGCATGTTGAAAGGCACCGTCACCATTGGCGGCGCCCAGGCGGGTGTCTCTGCACTGACTGGCCCCAACGGCTGGAACGCCATCGGCTTTGCCGAGCTGGAAGTGTTTGATCCTCTGGCTGAGTCCCCCGCGCTGATGGCACCGGGCGATCGTATCCGTTTTCTGCCGCAGAGGATTGAACTGTGA
- a CDS encoding biotin-dependent carboxyltransferase family protein: protein MIEIEQSGALNTVQDLGRFNFRHMGVSVSGVMDPLALRAGNLLLGNEENAAAIEVQLFPFRVRFLQDSSIAVTGADCRATLDGAPLLPWWGCGVRAGQVLEMRYPRSGARGYLCIAGGIDVPMVLGSRSTALRGGFGGLEGRPLQRGDRLALGETQASPLPTSGIGIEPPDSALRAHFPRNSAGEIQLRAIPSGEYPLFAADAGRFWQQSWQVSNQSNRTGYRLAGDPIFPSQTIEMRSYGLIPGIVQVPPGGEPIIQLSDANTAGGYPKIAGVIEQDLWRLGQVLPGQSIQLIQSDTREAIAIEQQVAGWLSRLRVSCPPLRKALTA from the coding sequence GTGATCGAAATTGAACAGAGCGGCGCCCTGAACACCGTTCAGGATCTGGGGCGTTTCAACTTCCGCCATATGGGTGTCTCGGTCAGCGGCGTAATGGACCCGCTGGCACTGCGCGCCGGAAATCTGCTGCTCGGCAATGAAGAAAATGCCGCCGCCATTGAAGTTCAGTTGTTCCCATTCCGTGTGCGTTTTTTGCAGGACAGCAGCATCGCGGTAACAGGTGCGGATTGTCGCGCCACTTTAGACGGTGCGCCGTTGCTGCCCTGGTGGGGCTGCGGCGTGCGTGCCGGACAGGTGCTGGAAATGCGTTACCCGCGCAGTGGCGCACGCGGTTATCTCTGTATAGCAGGCGGCATTGATGTGCCAATGGTGCTGGGATCGCGCAGCACGGCACTGCGCGGCGGCTTTGGTGGTTTGGAAGGCCGCCCACTGCAGCGTGGCGACCGCCTGGCGCTGGGTGAAACACAGGCTTCCCCATTGCCCACCAGCGGTATCGGCATTGAGCCGCCCGACAGCGCCCTGCGTGCACATTTCCCGCGTAACAGCGCAGGTGAGATTCAGTTGCGCGCCATTCCATCCGGCGAATATCCCTTGTTTGCTGCCGATGCCGGTCGCTTCTGGCAGCAATCATGGCAGGTCTCCAATCAAAGCAATCGCACCGGATATCGACTGGCGGGCGATCCGATTTTCCCGTCACAAACCATTGAGATGCGTTCTTACGGGCTCATACCTGGCATTGTGCAGGTGCCGCCCGGCGGCGAGCCGATCATTCAGCTCAGCGATGCTAACACTGCGGGCGGTTATCCCAAGATCGCCGGGGTGATCGAGCAGGATCTGTGGCGTTTAGGACAGGTATTACCCGGCCAATCGATCCAGCTGATCCAGAGCGATACGCGTGAGGCCATCGCCATCGAGCAACAGGTCGCAGGCTGGCTGAGCCGCTTACGTGTGAGCTGCCCACCGCTGCGTAAAGCGTTAACCGCATAA
- a CDS encoding pyridoxal phosphate-dependent aminotransferase — MPEIADRLKNVTVSASVAMTQKARDLAAQGVDVVALSTGEPDFPTPEHAIEAAYAAARAGDTRYPPTDGTPALRKAIQLKFKRDNQLEYDVSQILTAGGAKQIIFNAIMATINPGDEVVIPTPSWISYADIVKFAGGVPVPLPCAQENGFKPLPADLDAAITDKTKWLLMNYPSNPTGSVASKAELLALGDVLLRHPQVWIMTDDIYEHLIYDDVRFYTLAQVEPRLYDRVLTVNGVSKAYSMTGWRLGFCGGPAPLIKAMSNVNTQNSGGVCTLTQAAAVAVLEGPQDLLQERARIYRERRDYVLERLTSIDGLRCHKPEGAFYLFVNIEGLIGKTSAGGRFISNDADFVLALIEEQHVVTVQGAAYGMSPYFRLSYATSMERLETGCDRIAAFCAGCR; from the coding sequence ATGCCCGAGATAGCCGATCGATTAAAGAATGTGACCGTTTCCGCCTCCGTTGCCATGACCCAAAAAGCGCGCGATCTCGCGGCGCAGGGCGTTGATGTGGTAGCACTTTCTACCGGCGAACCGGATTTCCCCACGCCGGAACATGCGATTGAAGCCGCCTACGCTGCTGCACGCGCGGGCGATACGCGCTATCCACCGACCGACGGTACGCCTGCGCTGCGCAAAGCCATCCAGCTGAAATTCAAGCGGGACAACCAGCTGGAGTATGACGTGAGCCAGATTCTCACGGCGGGTGGCGCGAAGCAGATCATCTTTAACGCCATCATGGCGACCATCAATCCGGGCGACGAAGTGGTGATCCCCACGCCGTCATGGATCAGCTATGCCGATATCGTGAAATTTGCTGGTGGCGTTCCAGTACCGCTGCCGTGTGCGCAGGAGAACGGCTTTAAACCGCTGCCAGCGGATCTGGATGCGGCGATCACTGACAAAACCAAATGGCTGCTGATGAACTATCCGAGCAACCCAACCGGTTCAGTGGCCAGCAAAGCCGAGCTACTGGCGCTGGGCGATGTGCTGTTGCGTCATCCGCAGGTGTGGATTATGACGGATGATATCTATGAGCATCTGATCTACGACGATGTGCGTTTTTATACCCTCGCGCAGGTTGAGCCACGCTTGTATGACCGCGTGCTGACGGTGAACGGTGTGTCGAAAGCTTATTCGATGACCGGCTGGCGTTTGGGCTTCTGCGGCGGTCCTGCACCGCTGATTAAAGCCATGAGCAACGTGAACACCCAGAACAGCGGTGGCGTCTGTACCCTGACGCAGGCGGCGGCGGTAGCGGTGCTGGAAGGCCCACAGGATCTGTTGCAGGAGCGTGCACGCATTTACCGTGAACGCCGTGATTACGTGCTGGAGCGTCTGACCTCGATTGATGGTCTGCGCTGCCATAAGCCAGAAGGCGCGTTTTATCTGTTTGTGAATATTGAAGGATTGATCGGCAAGACCAGTGCGGGGGGGCGCTTCATCAGCAACGATGCCGATTTTGTGCTGGCGCTGATTGAAGAGCAGCACGTCGTCACCGTACAGGGTGCGGCTTATGGTATGAGCCCGTACTTCCGTTTGTCCTATGCCACCAGCATGGAACGCTTAGAGACCGGCTGCGATCGCATCGCGGCGTTCTGCGCTGGCTGCCGTTAA
- a CDS encoding type II toxin-antitoxin system HipA family toxin, with the protein MVMEVINVTYAQQEVGAVSFDLEKGSGAFEYAPNFIKQGIELSPLKMPLATQIYSFPELAFTTFKGLPGLIADSLPDDFGNAVLNAWVAGQGKQPGDITPLQRLQYTGKRGMGALEYTPATKLRSLNASNPIEIASLIVIAQEILDARGAFSATLHRDGEEDREAMLSLLSVGMSAGGARPKAVLAFNKDFTQVRSGQAMVPDDYTHYLMKFDGVSEHNRSQETFGDPLGFGAMEYVYYQMATACGIEMMHSQLLSEGHRRHFITQRFDRIGNHKIHVQTLNGLAHVDYKKPGSFSYAELFSVARQLKLPARDAEQLIKRMVFNIVARNHDDHAKNFAFMLKDNKWQLAPAYDLAYSYKPGSKWVNSHWMTLNGKRDDFTRNDFYALEKISPLFNKRNLDRVIDETVETVAQWPLLARDQEVPNSLIAEVSNNLRLSL; encoded by the coding sequence ATGGTAATGGAAGTTATCAATGTTACCTATGCACAACAAGAGGTGGGCGCAGTTAGTTTCGATTTAGAAAAAGGATCGGGGGCATTTGAATATGCACCCAACTTTATCAAACAAGGAATAGAACTTTCTCCTCTCAAAATGCCGCTGGCAACACAAATCTACAGTTTCCCTGAGCTTGCGTTTACGACCTTTAAAGGACTACCCGGTTTGATTGCCGACTCATTACCAGATGATTTTGGTAACGCAGTGCTCAATGCCTGGGTAGCGGGCCAGGGTAAACAACCTGGCGACATTACACCATTGCAACGGCTGCAATACACGGGCAAGCGCGGTATGGGTGCGTTGGAGTACACCCCAGCGACAAAACTTCGCAGTCTCAATGCCTCAAACCCGATTGAAATAGCCTCCCTTATCGTTATCGCACAGGAAATCCTTGATGCCCGAGGAGCCTTCTCAGCAACGCTTCATCGAGACGGAGAGGAGGATCGTGAAGCCATGCTTTCGCTGTTATCAGTGGGCATGAGTGCGGGTGGAGCAAGGCCTAAAGCTGTTCTCGCATTTAATAAAGATTTCACCCAAGTGCGGTCTGGTCAGGCCATGGTCCCGGATGATTACACACACTACTTGATGAAATTTGATGGCGTGAGTGAACATAATCGCAGTCAGGAAACCTTTGGTGATCCATTGGGATTTGGGGCCATGGAGTACGTTTATTATCAAATGGCAACAGCCTGTGGTATCGAGATGATGCATTCGCAATTATTGTCGGAAGGTCATCGGCGCCATTTCATAACTCAGCGCTTTGACCGTATTGGAAATCACAAAATCCATGTACAGACTCTGAATGGACTGGCCCATGTCGATTATAAAAAGCCCGGCTCATTTTCTTATGCAGAGCTGTTCAGCGTAGCGCGACAGCTCAAGCTTCCCGCGCGTGATGCAGAACAGCTAATAAAAAGGATGGTCTTTAATATTGTGGCACGCAACCATGACGATCATGCCAAGAACTTTGCTTTCATGCTGAAGGACAACAAATGGCAATTGGCTCCAGCTTACGATCTGGCCTACAGCTATAAACCCGGTAGTAAGTGGGTTAACAGCCATTGGATGACATTGAATGGTAAACGCGATGATTTCACCCGCAATGACTTCTACGCATTAGAAAAAATAAGCCCACTCTTCAACAAACGCAATCTGGATCGGGTCATTGATGAAACAGTCGAAACTGTGGCGCAGTGGCCTCTTCTCGCTCGTGATCAGGAAGTGCCCAATTCATTGATTGCCGAGGTCAGCAATAACCTGCGTTTGTCACTCTGA
- a CDS encoding RraA family protein, whose translation MTAGNRIYLRRPSDAEPLLEAFRRLPAAVVADCMSRLPALSAEISLKTAPKAPIMCGLAVTVKARSGDNLMLHKALDMAGPNDVIILSNEGDRSQSLMGEVMATYARQRGMAGIVLDGPVRDIEGLSRMDFPIYAAGHTPGGPFKDGPGEINVPIACGKIHVSPGDIVLGDADGVIVIPRQDAARILEAAQAYLIVDEHNFELAKTGSLERGWLAEALQNKQVEIIDDVYR comes from the coding sequence ATGACCGCAGGAAATCGTATTTATTTACGCCGCCCTTCCGATGCCGAGCCCTTACTGGAAGCGTTCCGCCGTTTACCCGCTGCGGTAGTGGCAGACTGCATGAGTCGCTTGCCTGCACTATCCGCAGAGATCAGCCTGAAAACTGCGCCTAAAGCCCCCATCATGTGCGGCCTGGCAGTTACCGTGAAGGCACGCTCTGGCGATAACCTGATGTTGCATAAAGCGCTGGATATGGCCGGGCCGAACGATGTGATTATCCTGTCGAATGAGGGTGACCGCAGCCAATCATTGATGGGTGAAGTGATGGCCACTTACGCCAGACAGCGCGGTATGGCAGGCATCGTTCTGGATGGTCCGGTGCGCGATATTGAGGGCTTATCCCGCATGGATTTTCCGATTTATGCCGCCGGACACACGCCTGGTGGCCCTTTCAAAGATGGTCCAGGCGAAATCAATGTGCCGATTGCCTGCGGTAAAATTCACGTTTCACCGGGTGATATCGTTTTGGGCGATGCCGATGGGGTGATCGTCATTCCACGCCAGGATGCCGCGCGCATTCTCGAAGCGGCACAAGCTTACTTGATCGTCGATGAACATAACTTTGAGCTGGCGAAAACCGGTTCTCTGGAACGCGGTTGGCTGGCGGAAGCACTGCAAAACAAGCAGGTGGAAATTATCGATGATGTCTATCGGTAA
- a CDS encoding 5-oxoprolinase subunit PxpA, with amino-acid sequence MKIDVNSDMGEGFGVYQLCDDAALMKVVSSANIACGFHAGDPAIMTRMVRLAKENGVGIGAHPGLPDRQGFGRRELPFSVEEICQQVAYQLGALTAIAHAEGTKVSHFSFHAAMGNIVNRDEALAQQVMTLVARINADLIVFAQPDTIIERAAQAAGLKTLTLFLADRAYDAQGRLVPRGIAGSVIKEETALRARVRQFLQHGTVTTFEGEVIAVRARSILVHSDTPGSLALASIVRSEIEASGHQVAPAAEVLAQ; translated from the coding sequence ATGAAGATTGATGTGAACTCCGATATGGGCGAAGGCTTCGGCGTTTATCAACTGTGCGATGACGCCGCGCTGATGAAAGTGGTCTCCTCAGCCAATATCGCCTGTGGATTCCACGCCGGCGATCCGGCGATCATGACCCGAATGGTGCGACTGGCGAAAGAGAATGGTGTCGGCATTGGTGCGCATCCTGGCTTGCCCGATCGTCAGGGCTTTGGGCGTCGCGAGCTGCCGTTCAGTGTCGAAGAGATCTGCCAGCAGGTCGCTTATCAACTCGGCGCGCTGACAGCGATTGCTCACGCAGAAGGCACGAAGGTGTCGCACTTTAGCTTCCACGCTGCGATGGGCAATATCGTCAATCGCGACGAGGCATTAGCGCAGCAGGTCATGACGCTCGTTGCCCGTATCAATGCGGATCTGATTGTGTTCGCACAACCCGATACCATTATTGAGCGAGCGGCACAGGCAGCGGGCTTGAAAACCCTGACGCTGTTTCTCGCCGACCGCGCCTACGATGCTCAAGGGCGCTTAGTGCCGCGCGGCATTGCTGGCTCGGTGATCAAAGAGGAAACGGCGCTGCGTGCCCGCGTGCGGCAGTTCCTGCAGCATGGCACTGTCACCACCTTCGAAGGGGAAGTGATAGCTGTCCGCGCGCGTTCGATCCTGGTGCACAGCGATACGCCGGGTTCATTGGCCCTCGCCAGCATCGTACGCAGTGAAATCGAAGCCAGCGGCCATCAGGTGGCACCGGCGGCAGAAGTGCTTGCTCAGTAA
- a CDS encoding transporter substrate-binding domain-containing protein: MTMKKLTTLGLAMLPLLAVSAAQADMMANIKSSGELKCAVYSDVPPFSSPDPQTRQLAGMDIDLCNALARQMNVKLTLVPTSVEARIAVIATGRADVLIANLAYTKTRGNQIQFSDPYYVAKEMLLVKAPLADKPLDYFKGKRISATKGTTSEQSIHIKGGKAVTFQDSASAFLALEQNKSVGFVTNTMTGMKTIAQAKKDGINLAMVKEPMALEPIGVGMKKDEPALLASVNSSLKAMDDDGTIDKIWNTWIGPNTEYKMVREERVQPLSSLKFEPLE; this comes from the coding sequence ATGACCATGAAAAAACTGACCACCCTTGGCCTGGCAATGCTGCCGTTGCTGGCTGTTTCGGCGGCGCAGGCAGATATGATGGCGAACATTAAATCGAGCGGTGAACTGAAATGCGCCGTTTACTCCGACGTACCGCCCTTCTCTTCGCCAGATCCACAAACGCGTCAGCTGGCAGGCATGGATATCGACCTGTGCAACGCTCTGGCCAGGCAGATGAACGTCAAACTGACTTTGGTGCCGACCTCTGTGGAAGCGCGTATCGCGGTGATCGCCACCGGCCGTGCCGATGTGTTGATTGCTAACCTGGCCTACACCAAAACGCGTGGCAATCAGATCCAGTTCAGCGATCCTTACTACGTGGCGAAAGAGATGCTGCTGGTGAAAGCGCCGCTGGCAGATAAACCACTGGACTATTTCAAAGGCAAACGCATCAGCGCCACCAAGGGCACCACGTCCGAGCAATCGATCCACATCAAAGGCGGTAAAGCCGTCACCTTCCAGGATTCTGCCTCCGCCTTCCTGGCGCTGGAGCAGAACAAATCCGTGGGCTTTGTCACTAACACCATGACCGGGATGAAAACCATCGCCCAGGCGAAAAAAGACGGCATCAATCTGGCGATGGTGAAAGAGCCGATGGCGCTGGAACCGATTGGTGTCGGCATGAAAAAGGATGAACCTGCCCTGCTGGCCAGCGTTAACAGCAGCCTGAAAGCGATGGACGACGATGGCACCATCGACAAAATCTGGAACACCTGGATTGGGCCAAATACCGAATACAAAATGGTGCGCGAAGAGCGCGTACAGCCGCTCTCCAGCCTGAAATTTGAACCACTGGAATAA
- a CDS encoding SDR family oxidoreductase — protein sequence MKEMMVVIGAGAIGQAIARRVSQGKTVLLADLNTENCAAAAQTLRDAGFTVETSQVDVSSRQSIQHLVQQATALGAIKGVIHSAGVSPSQASPATILQVDLYGTAVVLEEFGPHIASGGCGIVIASQSGHRLPALTVEQNEALAITPTEDLLSLPFLQNTAFSDPLLAYQYAKRGNALRVMAEAAKWGQRGARVNSISPGIIFTPLANDELNGPRGAGYRNMLAKSPVGRGGTADEVAALAALIMGPEGGYISGSDFLMDGGVTASYWYGDLKP from the coding sequence ATGAAAGAGATGATGGTGGTTATCGGGGCAGGTGCGATTGGACAAGCTATCGCGCGTCGCGTGAGCCAGGGTAAAACCGTGCTGCTGGCAGACCTCAACACGGAAAACTGCGCAGCCGCCGCACAAACCTTACGTGATGCAGGCTTTACAGTAGAAACCAGCCAGGTCGATGTCAGTTCGCGTCAATCGATTCAACATCTGGTGCAGCAGGCCACTGCACTGGGCGCCATCAAAGGTGTGATTCATTCGGCGGGTGTCTCGCCTTCTCAGGCTAGTCCCGCCACCATTTTGCAGGTCGATCTCTACGGTACGGCCGTGGTGCTGGAAGAGTTCGGTCCGCACATCGCGTCAGGCGGTTGCGGAATCGTGATTGCTTCGCAATCCGGGCATCGACTGCCTGCGCTCACGGTAGAACAAAACGAAGCGTTAGCCATCACGCCAACTGAGGATTTGCTCAGCCTGCCATTTTTGCAGAACACCGCATTCAGCGATCCTTTGCTGGCCTATCAATATGCCAAACGCGGCAACGCTCTGCGTGTGATGGCCGAAGCGGCGAAATGGGGCCAGCGTGGCGCGCGCGTCAACAGCATCAGCCCCGGCATCATCTTTACGCCCCTGGCGAATGATGAACTGAATGGCCCACGCGGTGCGGGCTATCGCAATATGCTGGCAAAATCACCGGTCGGCCGAGGCGGAACCGCCGACGAAGTTGCCGCGCTGGCCGCCCTCATCATGGGGCCTGAAGGCGGCTATATCAGCGGCAGTGATTTTCTGATGGATGGTGGCGTGACGGCATCTTATTGGTACGGTGATTTGAAACCCTGA
- a CDS encoding DMT family transporter, producing MNPRLGVLLKIFAALCATLMLACVKGLNGAIPTGEVIFFRSFVALFPLLIWLKIQGNVLDNLKTRNLFGHFIRGFSGTGGMYFNYLALVYISLADATALSYAAPLFTVIMAAMLLKERVRVSRWVAVVVGLSGILIMLSSSLASSGGVLAGSASSATASLGVAFALIAALCSATSNVQIRFLNGIEKPGAIVFYFSLMTTLIGLATAFFGWAKPTGLQWLLLVGCGLFGGLAQILVTLSLRYADASLLAPFDYTTLVWSMLIGYLFLNSLPGTTTLFGASIVALAGIFAVWRENRQRKLAMVSSTP from the coding sequence ATGAACCCCCGATTAGGCGTATTGCTGAAAATCTTTGCCGCACTCTGCGCCACATTAATGCTGGCCTGTGTAAAAGGGCTTAACGGTGCAATCCCCACTGGCGAAGTGATTTTTTTCCGCAGCTTTGTCGCCCTGTTTCCTCTGTTAATCTGGCTTAAAATACAGGGGAACGTGTTGGACAACCTCAAAACACGCAATCTGTTCGGCCATTTCATTCGGGGATTTTCGGGTACTGGCGGCATGTATTTCAACTATCTGGCGCTGGTGTATATCTCTCTGGCAGATGCCACCGCACTCAGTTACGCCGCCCCTTTATTCACGGTGATAATGGCGGCAATGCTGTTAAAGGAGCGCGTGCGCGTGTCCCGCTGGGTGGCAGTCGTGGTGGGACTCTCGGGCATTCTGATTATGCTCTCTTCCAGTCTTGCATCCAGCGGTGGCGTACTTGCTGGCAGTGCCAGCAGTGCTACGGCCAGTCTCGGCGTGGCGTTTGCATTGATTGCCGCGCTCTGTTCTGCGACATCTAATGTACAAATCCGCTTTCTGAACGGTATCGAAAAGCCGGGTGCGATTGTGTTTTATTTCTCATTGATGACCACCCTTATTGGCTTGGCAACGGCTTTCTTTGGCTGGGCAAAACCCACCGGCTTGCAGTGGCTGCTGTTGGTGGGCTGTGGTTTATTTGGCGGTCTGGCCCAGATTCTGGTGACGCTCAGCCTGCGCTATGCTGATGCCTCGCTGCTGGCACCGTTTGATTACACTACGCTGGTGTGGTCGATGCTGATTGGCTATCTGTTCCTCAATAGCCTGCCAGGCACGACAACCCTCTTCGGCGCATCGATTGTGGCACTGGCAGGAATCTTTGCGGTATGGCGGGAAAACCGTCAGCGCAAGTTGGCGATGGTGAGCAGTACGCCGTGA